Sequence from the Deltaproteobacteria bacterium genome:
ACCGCCTGCCGCGCTTCTCCGACATGCCGCCGACGGTGAAGCTGGAGTTGGTGCAGAACCGCGACGGGGTGGGACCCTACGGCGCCAAGGGCGGCGGCGAAGCCTCCCTCAACTCGCTGCCCGCCAACATCGCCAACGCGGTCTACGCCGCTA
This genomic interval carries:
- a CDS encoding xanthine dehydrogenase family protein molybdopterin-binding subunit — encoded protein: RLPRFSDMPPTVKLELVQNRDGVGPYGAKGGGEASLNSLPANIANAVYAATGARIRRAPLTPEKVWRAIRATRAARGENES